The proteins below come from a single Deinococcus aerolatus genomic window:
- a CDS encoding aminoglycoside phosphotransferase family protein produces MPFATHLRRWSLQPDGKALHTPSSDLLPVRDRGRTAILKIAHVEEERRGNGVMVWWAGRGAAQVYAHDGAALLMERLDVRPSLLDMAAAGQDDEATRILCQAAARLPRARPWPALPTLRRWFGSLEAVAPAAGGVFATALCTARALLDAPQEVGVLHGDIHHANLLHSPSRGWLLIDPKGLIGERGFDYANMLCNPDLETAAAPGRLVRQARIISETATLDPERVLRWALAYAGLSAAWHLEDGEDQLARTTLEVARIAAAELGLPG; encoded by the coding sequence AACCCATCTGAGACGCTGGAGCCTGCAGCCGGACGGCAAGGCCCTCCACACCCCCAGCAGCGACCTGTTGCCGGTGAGGGACAGGGGACGGACGGCCATACTCAAAATTGCCCACGTCGAGGAAGAGCGCCGGGGCAACGGGGTGATGGTGTGGTGGGCCGGACGCGGCGCGGCCCAGGTGTACGCGCACGACGGCGCCGCCCTGCTGATGGAGCGGCTGGACGTTCGCCCGTCGCTGCTGGACATGGCCGCCGCCGGGCAGGACGATGAGGCGACGCGAATTCTGTGTCAGGCGGCGGCCCGGTTGCCCCGCGCCCGGCCCTGGCCCGCACTGCCCACGTTGCGGCGCTGGTTCGGGTCACTGGAGGCGGTGGCCCCGGCGGCGGGCGGCGTCTTCGCCACAGCCCTGTGCACGGCACGCGCCCTGCTGGACGCGCCGCAGGAGGTGGGGGTGCTGCACGGCGACATCCACCACGCCAATCTGCTGCACAGCCCGTCGCGCGGCTGGCTGTTGATCGACCCCAAGGGCCTGATCGGCGAGCGCGGCTTCGACTACGCCAACATGCTGTGCAATCCCGATCTGGAAACGGCAGCCGCGCCGGGCCGACTGGTCAGGCAGGCCCGGATCATCTCCGAGACGGCGACGCTGGACCCGGAGCGCGTGCTGCGCTGGGCACTGGCCTACGCGGGCCTGTCCGCCGCATGGCATCTGGAGGACGGCGAGGACCAATTGGCCCGGACCACGCTGGAGGTGGCGCGAATCGCGGCGGCAGAACTGGGCCTGCCCGGCTGA
- a CDS encoding ferritin-like domain-containing protein: MTDTTPSQTTVAQTTEATLNRRAALGFLGKAGLGMAAMGLAAPALAAPAKDIDGDVLNFALNLEYLEAAFYLAAVGRLDELKKIGGDAAIRLPAGLDMARGMQFKDSNVQALANDIAEDELAHVKFLHGALGKGAVMRPVIDLNAAFKAAGSAASGGAITGFNPYANDLFFLHGAFIFEDVGVTAYNGAATLITNPAYLQAAAGILAVEAYHAGAIRTTLYQQRQITAAAGLYVGQVVQAISNLRGKVGGGKDMGLTDNAGNAVIAPADKNGVAYGRSTREVLNIVYLAPGATKGGFYPNGLNGSIK, encoded by the coding sequence ATGACCGACACCACCCCCAGCCAGACCACCGTTGCCCAGACCACCGAAGCCACCCTCAACCGCCGCGCCGCCCTGGGCTTCCTGGGCAAGGCGGGCCTGGGCATGGCCGCCATGGGCCTGGCTGCCCCCGCGCTGGCCGCCCCCGCCAAGGACATCGACGGCGACGTGCTGAACTTCGCCCTGAACCTGGAGTACCTGGAAGCCGCCTTCTATCTGGCGGCAGTGGGCCGTCTGGACGAGCTGAAGAAGATCGGCGGCGACGCGGCCATCCGTCTGCCTGCCGGGCTGGACATGGCGCGCGGCATGCAGTTCAAGGACAGCAACGTGCAGGCGCTGGCCAACGACATCGCCGAGGACGAACTGGCGCACGTCAAGTTCCTGCACGGCGCGCTGGGCAAGGGCGCGGTCATGCGCCCCGTGATTGACCTGAACGCGGCGTTCAAGGCGGCGGGCAGCGCGGCCAGCGGCGGGGCCATCACGGGCTTTAACCCCTACGCCAACGACCTGTTCTTCCTGCACGGTGCGTTCATCTTCGAGGACGTGGGTGTCACTGCCTACAACGGCGCGGCCACGCTGATCACCAACCCGGCGTACCTGCAGGCCGCCGCCGGCATCCTGGCCGTCGAGGCCTACCATGCCGGCGCGATCCGCACCACGCTGTACCAGCAGCGCCAGATCACGGCGGCGGCGGGGCTCTACGTCGGTCAGGTCGTGCAGGCCATCAGCAACCTGCGTGGCAAGGTGGGCGGCGGCAAGGACATGGGCCTGACCGACAACGCCGGGAATGCGGTGATCGCTCCCGCCGACAAGAACGGCGTGGCGTATGGCCGCAGCACCCGCGAGGTCCTGAACATCGTGTACCTGGCCCCTGGTGCCACCAAGGGCGGCTTCTACCCCAACGGCCTGAACGGCAGCATCAAGTAA
- a CDS encoding histidine triad nucleotide-binding protein — protein MTPSPTLFERIIAREIPSDIVYEDDRYVAIRDIAPKAPIHLLVIPKQVSARLDEITDAEEMGRLWLTAVKVARQHAEDYRLLVNSGEKGGQVVFHTHIHILAGWEHGPESYT, from the coding sequence ATGACCCCCTCCCCCACCCTGTTCGAGCGCATCATCGCCCGCGAGATTCCCAGCGACATCGTGTATGAGGACGACCGCTACGTCGCCATCCGCGACATCGCGCCCAAGGCACCGATTCACCTGCTGGTGATTCCCAAGCAGGTCAGCGCACGTCTGGACGAGATCACCGACGCCGAAGAGATGGGCCGATTGTGGCTGACCGCCGTGAAGGTGGCCCGGCAACACGCCGAGGATTACCGCCTGCTGGTCAACTCCGGCGAGAAGGGCGGGCAGGTGGTGTTCCACACCCACATCCATATCCTGGCCGGATGGGAACACGGCCCGGAGAGCTACACCTGA